From the Candidatus Omnitrophota bacterium genome, one window contains:
- a CDS encoding flavodoxin family protein, with the protein MVVKILVLSGSPKKDGNTETLVKWFAEGARSKGAEVEIVQTAFLKYKSNGCTSCRACQKIEKYECVINDEAKPVLAKMAEVDVIVMATPLYFYGPSAQLKLVFDRMFSLYKWDNKAGTMKTPLKGKTLVLIASAFEDIGLDALEKPFKLTADYTGMKFISLLIPNAGESGDIKNKSDIREKAITLGIKAA; encoded by the coding sequence ATGGTTGTAAAAATACTTGTTCTCTCCGGAAGCCCTAAAAAGGACGGCAATACCGAAACCCTTGTAAAATGGTTCGCTGAAGGCGCGCGATCAAAAGGGGCCGAAGTGGAAATAGTCCAAACCGCTTTCCTGAAATATAAATCTAATGGCTGCACATCCTGCCGGGCATGCCAGAAAATAGAAAAATACGAATGCGTTATAAATGACGAGGCAAAGCCTGTGCTGGCAAAAATGGCTGAAGTAGACGTAATAGTCATGGCAACGCCGTTATATTTCTACGGCCCAAGCGCCCAGCTTAAGCTTGTATTCGACCGCATGTTCTCGCTCTATAAATGGGATAATAAGGCAGGTACCATGAAAACCCCGTTAAAAGGGAAGACGCTTGTCCTGATAGCCAGCGCATTTGAGGATATAGGCCTGGATGCCCTTGAAAAGCCGTTTAAACTGACAGCTGATTATACAGGCATGAAATTCATATCTTTACTCATCCCAAACGCCGGAGAATCCGGTGATATCAAAAACAAATCCGATATAAGAGAAAAAGCAATTACCCTTGGTATAAAAGCAGCTTGA